The Coffea eugenioides isolate CCC68of chromosome 8, Ceug_1.0, whole genome shotgun sequence genome has a segment encoding these proteins:
- the LOC113779117 gene encoding dihydropyrimidinase-like isoform X3, with amino-acid sequence MSIDAMEEIAKARKLGQRVVGEPVVSGLVLNDSGLWDPDFNIAAKFVMSPPIRAPGHGRALQAAVSMGVLQGFHVVPENTGKSAFGKLVGTDHCTFNSTQKAFGIDDFRKIPNGVNGIEERMHLVWDTMVASGKISVTDYVRITSTECARIFNIYPKKGAILPGSDADIIILNPNSSFQISSNSHHSRSDTNVYEGWIGKGKVEITIVGGRIVWENNELKVNLGSGKYIKMPPFNYLFDGIEKADVSYISSLRAPVNRFKAMQ; translated from the exons gTCAGCGAGTTGTTGGCGAACCAGTGGTTTCAGGTCTAGTTCTAAATGATTCTGGCCTTTGGGACCCAGACTTCAACATTGCAGCAAA GTTTGTCATGAGCCCACCTATTCGAGCACCAGGGCATGGAAGGGCTCTTCAGGCAGCGGTTTCAATGGGTGTCCTACAG GGATTCCACGTGGTGCCAGAGAACACTGGCAAATCAGCATTTGGAAAG CTAGTTGGTACCGACCACTGTACCTTCAACTCAACACAGAAAGCTTTTGGAATAGATGATTTCAGAAAAATCCCAAATGGTGTCAATG GCATTGAGGAGAGAATGCATCTGGTTTGGGATACAATGGTG GCCTCAGGGAAAATATCTGTCACTGATTATGTACGGATAACAAGCACTGAATG TGCTAGGATATTCAATATCTATCCAAAGAAGGGAGCAATACTTCCTGGATCAGATGCAGACATAATCATATTAAATCCCAATTCAAGTTTTCAGATAAGCTCAAATTCTCACCATTCAAGATCAGATACAAATGTCTATGAGGGATGGATCGGGAAG GGAAAAGTTGAGATAACTATTGTTGGTGGAAGGATTGTTTGGGAAAATAATGAACTAAAGGTTAATCTTGGTTCGGGCAAATACATAAAAATGCCAcctttcaattatctttttgaTGGAATTGAGAAAGCAGATGTGAGTTACATCTCTTCCCTAAGAGCACCAGTGAATCGATTTAAAGCCATGCAATGA